A genomic region of Pelodiscus sinensis isolate JC-2024 chromosome 19, ASM4963464v1, whole genome shotgun sequence contains the following coding sequences:
- the DIRAS1 gene encoding GTP-binding protein Di-Ras1, protein MPEQSNDYRVVVFGAGGVGKSSLVLRFVKGTFRDTYIPTIEDTYRQVISCDKSVCTLQITDTTGSHQFPAMQRLSISKGHAFILVFSITSRQSLEELKPIYQQILQIKGSVETIPIMLVGNKCDETQREVEAKEGEAVAKEWKCAFMETSAKMNYNVKELFQELLNLEKRRNMSLNIDGKRSSKQKRTDKIKGKCSLM, encoded by the coding sequence ATGCCGGAGCAGAGCAACGACTACCGCGTGGTGGTGTTCGGCGCCGGCGGCGTGGGCAAGAGCTCCCTGGTGCTGCGCTTCGTGAAGGGGACCTTCCGGGACACCTACATCCCCACCATCGAGGACACCTACCGGCAGGTCATCAGCTGTGACAAGAGCGTCTGCACCCTGCAGATCACGGACACCACGGGCAGCCACCAGTTCCCGGCCATGCAGCGCCTCTCCATCTCCAAGGGCCACGCCTTCATCCTGGTCTTCTCCATCACCAGCCGGCAGTCCCTGGAGGAGCTGAAGCCCATCTACCAGCAGATCCTGCAGATCAAGGGCAGCGTGGAGACCATCCCCATCATGCTGGTGGGCAACAAGTGTGACGAGACCCAGCGGGAGGTGGAGGCCAAGGAAGGGGAGGCCGTGGCCAAGGAGTGGAAATGCGCCTTCATGGAGACCTCGGCCAAGATGAACTACAACGTCAAGGAGCTCTTCCAAGAGCTGCTCAACCTGGAGAAGCGCAGGAACATGAGCCTCAACATCGACGGCAAGCGGTCCAGCAAGCAGAAGAGGACAGACAAAATCAAGGGGAAATGCAGCCTCATGTAA